One genomic window of Sodaliphilus pleomorphus includes the following:
- a CDS encoding MAG1210 family protein translates to MALEIYDPLDAYINVFKDRFRHVAEATFAQLAAESHVDIEANRKTCHKIYNTAQRANNAASRLSRWTMLCIVLWITVIVGATLTIVNYDDWTPECVVATGTATVAVLLMLFLRVHPKLSALRKLHLDETSHVSSLKSEALEQMEPLNRLYDWDLFTRMMAKTVPNLEFDPYFTTRRLAEMEHVYGWDSSFNDERSVMSCRSGALNGNPLVICRTRKMIMGSKTYTGYKEIFWETYEQDGNGNQVVVSHTETLSAEYTAPYPEYYELTRVIYGNTAAPDLVFDRRRSGLASKQGSLAFKWKKRKLRNEARNLSNGDYAMMTNEDYETMFDTSNRNSNQQYALLFTPMAQQSMTHLLQDDENGYGDDFDFEKNKMINIIVSGHLQELDLDMSPKHYSNFDYNLAEKNFYEISAQYFKAIYLALAPLLCIPMYRQMRSRENIYGRDMPQHSAFWEHEALANLWGEEHFRAPDCVTHCILKTEQVDEDGDESTIVVYAHGYRSEQRVAYIDVMGGDGRYHEVPVCWDEYIPVTGTGRLHIKEDNTRTNDNAATQQQRLDHIDKVLSSNNAMLYRRHIASSL, encoded by the coding sequence GTGGCTCTGGAAATCTACGACCCTCTTGACGCATATATCAACGTCTTCAAAGACCGGTTCAGGCATGTGGCCGAGGCCACCTTTGCCCAGCTGGCCGCCGAGTCACATGTCGATATCGAAGCCAATCGCAAAACTTGCCACAAAATCTACAACACCGCTCAGCGTGCCAACAATGCAGCATCACGCCTCTCGCGGTGGACGATGCTGTGCATTGTGCTGTGGATAACGGTGATTGTGGGTGCAACGCTCACTATAGTAAACTATGATGACTGGACGCCGGAGTGCGTCGTCGCTACAGGCACAGCCACAGTGGCTGTACTGCTGATGCTCTTCTTGCGAGTGCACCCCAAGTTGAGCGCGTTGAGGAAGCTACACCTCGATGAGACTTCTCACGTCTCCAGCCTCAAAAGCGAAGCCCTGGAGCAGATGGAGCCGCTCAACAGGCTCTATGACTGGGACCTCTTCACCCGCATGATGGCCAAGACCGTGCCCAACTTGGAATTTGATCCCTACTTCACCACCCGGCGACTGGCCGAGATGGAGCACGTCTACGGCTGGGACAGCAGCTTCAACGACGAGCGCTCGGTCATGAGCTGCCGCTCGGGGGCCCTCAACGGCAACCCGCTTGTGATATGCCGCACGAGAAAAATGATAATGGGAAGCAAAACCTATACCGGATACAAGGAAATATTCTGGGAAACCTACGAGCAAGATGGAAACGGCAACCAGGTCGTGGTGTCGCACACCGAGACGCTCTCGGCCGAGTACACAGCCCCCTACCCCGAGTATTACGAGCTCACCCGCGTCATCTATGGCAACACCGCGGCCCCCGACCTGGTTTTCGACCGCCGCCGAAGCGGGCTGGCAAGCAAGCAGGGGTCGCTGGCATTCAAGTGGAAAAAGCGAAAACTGCGCAACGAGGCTCGCAACTTGAGCAACGGCGACTATGCCATGATGACCAACGAGGACTATGAAACCATGTTCGACACCAGCAACCGCAACAGCAACCAGCAATATGCACTGCTTTTCACACCCATGGCCCAGCAGAGCATGACACACCTGCTGCAAGACGATGAAAACGGCTACGGCGACGACTTTGACTTCGAGAAAAACAAGATGATCAACATCATCGTCTCTGGTCACCTGCAAGAGCTCGACCTCGACATGAGTCCCAAGCATTACAGCAACTTTGACTACAACCTTGCCGAGAAAAACTTCTACGAGATCAGTGCCCAGTATTTCAAAGCCATCTACCTTGCACTCGCCCCATTGCTGTGCATCCCCATGTACCGGCAGATGCGCTCGCGCGAGAACATCTACGGCCGCGACATGCCACAGCACAGCGCATTTTGGGAGCACGAGGCCCTGGCCAACTTATGGGGAGAAGAGCACTTCAGGGCGCCCGATTGCGTCACGCACTGCATCTTGAAGACCGAGCAAGTCGATGAGGATGGCGACGAGTCGACCATCGTGGTCTATGCCCACGGCTACAGAAGCGAGCAACGTGTCGCCTATATCGACGTGATGGGCGGCGACGGGAGGTATCATGAAGTGCCGGTGTGCTGGGACGAATACATCCCCGTGACTGGAACGGGGCGCCTCCACATCAAGGAGGACAACACCCGCACAAACGACAATGCCGCCACGCAGCAGCAGCGCCTCGACCACATCGACAAGGTGCTGTCGAGCAACAACGCGATGCTCTACAGGCGGCACATCGCCTCAAGCCTGTGA
- a CDS encoding patatin-like phospholipase family protein: MKRGLVLEGGALRGMFTCGVIDVLMERGIGVDGIVGVSAGACFGVNMKSGQAGRGVRYNKRFARDKRYSSLHSLLTTGDLFNARFCYHVVPTQYDKFDFDAFERNPMAYYVVATDVVTGQAVYHAIGRPGDDRHATLEWIRASSSMPLVSRVVHIDGLSLLDGGLTDSVPLEFMQREGYERNLVVLTQPQGYVKKPMGMLPLFRFKYRHYPRLVDAMAARHVMYNRQLALVAEQERAGRCLVLRPEHKLEINHTCHDPQVMQRVYDHGREVATRHLAAIERYLGQTASQA; this comes from the coding sequence ATGAAACGAGGACTTGTACTTGAAGGGGGCGCGCTGCGGGGCATGTTTACCTGCGGCGTGATCGATGTGCTCATGGAGCGCGGCATCGGCGTCGACGGCATTGTGGGTGTGAGCGCCGGGGCGTGTTTCGGCGTCAACATGAAGTCGGGGCAGGCGGGTCGCGGCGTGCGCTACAACAAGCGCTTTGCCCGCGACAAGCGCTACAGCTCGCTGCACTCGCTGCTCACCACCGGCGACTTGTTTAATGCCCGCTTCTGCTATCATGTGGTGCCCACGCAATACGACAAGTTCGACTTCGATGCCTTCGAGCGCAATCCCATGGCCTACTATGTGGTGGCCACCGACGTTGTCACGGGCCAGGCCGTGTATCACGCGATAGGCCGGCCGGGCGACGACCGCCATGCCACCCTCGAGTGGATAAGGGCCTCGTCGTCGATGCCCCTGGTGTCGCGCGTGGTGCACATCGACGGCTTGAGCCTGCTCGACGGCGGCTTGACCGACTCGGTGCCGCTCGAGTTCATGCAGCGCGAGGGCTACGAGCGCAACCTGGTGGTGCTCACCCAGCCTCAAGGCTATGTAAAGAAGCCCATGGGCATGTTGCCGCTGTTCAGGTTCAAGTACCGCCACTATCCGCGCCTGGTCGATGCCATGGCGGCGCGCCATGTCATGTACAACCGGCAGCTGGCCCTTGTGGCCGAGCAGGAGCGTGCCGGGCGCTGCCTCGTGCTCAGGCCCGAGCACAAGCTCGAAATCAACCACACGTGCCACGACCCGCAGGTCATGCAGCGCGTCTACGACCACGGCCGCGAGGTGGCCACCCGGCATCTTGCCGCCATCGAGCGCTACCTGGGGCAAACTGCGTCACAGGCTTGA
- a CDS encoding alpha/beta hydrolase yields the protein MMTINTVAVLCWAVAAMVLAAPGARGQIVPSAELQHTMLVEQDSFLARMKPGLQHMQMLAVRAAMRGDDTALERTRESRNQPPVLPQGVEAVYVRPDLCLFMPSRPSARKRPLLLYLHGGGWCFGSINSCARFCAALALEGDCCVAALNYRLAPAHRFPAPLHDCQQALAYLKQHAAQWGCDSSLVSVGGDSAGGNLALATAMTVPGVCKVIPIYPVTKLYTVPSASWRQYATGYGNDAELLEAFNEAYAGREARNPLASVGLASDSALQALPPVLIISAGHDILFDQTAELARRLERLHHPLSYHVYPTATHLFITVPGQPAAFNEAVATVAGFLNGAM from the coding sequence ATGATGACAATCAATACTGTTGCAGTGTTGTGCTGGGCTGTGGCGGCCATGGTACTGGCGGCGCCCGGCGCCAGGGGGCAGATTGTGCCCAGTGCCGAGTTGCAGCACACGATGCTCGTTGAGCAAGACTCTTTTCTGGCCCGCATGAAGCCGGGCTTGCAGCACATGCAGATGCTGGCCGTGCGCGCGGCTATGCGAGGCGACGACACGGCCCTGGAGCGCACGCGAGAGAGCCGCAACCAGCCGCCCGTGCTGCCGCAAGGCGTAGAGGCGGTCTACGTGAGGCCCGACTTGTGCCTGTTTATGCCCTCCAGGCCCAGTGCCCGCAAGCGCCCGCTGCTGCTCTACCTGCATGGCGGCGGCTGGTGCTTTGGCAGCATCAACAGCTGTGCCCGCTTCTGTGCCGCGCTGGCACTCGAGGGCGACTGCTGCGTGGCGGCGCTCAACTATCGCCTGGCGCCGGCCCACAGGTTTCCGGCGCCGCTGCACGACTGCCAGCAGGCGCTGGCCTACCTCAAGCAGCATGCGGCCCAGTGGGGGTGCGACTCGTCGCTGGTGTCGGTGGGCGGCGACAGTGCCGGCGGCAATCTGGCACTGGCCACGGCCATGACGGTGCCGGGCGTGTGCAAGGTGATACCCATCTATCCTGTGACCAAGCTCTACACCGTGCCCAGCGCGTCGTGGAGGCAATATGCCACGGGCTATGGCAACGATGCCGAGCTGCTCGAAGCCTTCAACGAGGCCTATGCCGGGCGCGAGGCACGCAACCCGCTGGCATCGGTGGGGCTGGCCAGCGACTCGGCGCTGCAGGCCTTGCCGCCGGTGCTCATCATCTCGGCCGGGCACGACATCCTCTTTGACCAGACGGCCGAACTGGCCCGCCGCCTCGAGCGGCTGCATCACCCGCTCAGCTATCATGTGTATCCCACGGCCACCCACTTGTTTATCACTGTGCCGGGACAGCCGGCGGCCTTCAACGAGGCTGTGGCAACGGTGGCTGGCTTCTTGAACGGTGCCATGTAG
- the purB gene encoding adenylosuccinate lyase translates to MNLSPLTAVSPIDGRYHGKTEALSEYFSEYALVRYRVHVEVEYFIALCELPLPQLAGVDPKVHDELRAIYKNFGVADAQRVKDIEAITNHDVKAVEYYLKEQFDRLGLEQYKEFIHFGLTSQDINNTSMPMAIKAATHEVLIPAVQAVIDWLEAHAQEWKDIAMLAKTHGQPASPTRLGKELKVFAYRLEQQLAQLEAVPVSGKFGGATGNFNAHLVAFPQYDWRAFAKRFLNEKLGIEREEWTTQISNYDNLGALLDAMKRINTIIIDLDRDMWMYISMNYFKQKIKKGEVGSSAMPHKVNPIDFENSEGNMGMANAVLSFLAMKLPVSRLQRDLTDSTVLRNVGVPMGHMMIALASTLKGLNKLILHRESIDADLDNMWSVVAEAMQTILRREGYPKPYETLKALTRTNEVVDEKRIEDFVDTLNVSDAVKAELRAITPHNYTGY, encoded by the coding sequence ATGAATTTGAGTCCACTTACTGCCGTGTCGCCCATCGACGGTCGCTATCACGGCAAAACCGAGGCGCTTTCGGAGTATTTTTCAGAGTATGCACTCGTGCGCTACCGCGTGCACGTGGAAGTTGAGTATTTCATCGCCCTGTGCGAGCTGCCCCTGCCGCAGCTTGCCGGCGTCGACCCCAAGGTGCACGACGAGCTGCGTGCCATCTACAAGAACTTCGGCGTGGCCGATGCCCAGCGCGTGAAAGACATCGAGGCCATCACCAACCACGACGTGAAGGCAGTGGAATACTACCTCAAGGAGCAGTTTGACCGTCTGGGCCTGGAGCAATACAAGGAGTTTATACACTTCGGGCTCACCTCTCAGGACATCAACAACACGTCGATGCCCATGGCCATCAAGGCTGCCACCCACGAGGTGCTCATTCCGGCAGTGCAGGCCGTGATCGACTGGCTCGAGGCCCATGCCCAGGAGTGGAAAGACATAGCCATGCTGGCCAAGACCCACGGGCAGCCGGCATCGCCCACGCGCCTGGGCAAGGAGCTCAAGGTGTTTGCCTACCGGCTCGAGCAGCAGCTGGCCCAGCTCGAGGCTGTGCCCGTGAGCGGCAAGTTTGGCGGTGCCACGGGCAACTTCAACGCCCACCTTGTGGCCTTCCCCCAATATGACTGGCGCGCCTTTGCCAAGCGCTTCCTCAACGAGAAGCTGGGCATCGAGCGCGAGGAGTGGACCACCCAAATCTCCAACTACGACAACCTGGGCGCCCTGCTCGACGCCATGAAGCGCATCAACACCATCATCATCGACCTCGACCGCGACATGTGGATGTATATCTCGATGAACTACTTCAAGCAGAAGATCAAGAAGGGCGAGGTGGGCTCGAGCGCTATGCCCCACAAGGTAAACCCCATCGACTTTGAAAACAGCGAGGGCAACATGGGCATGGCCAATGCCGTGCTCTCGTTCTTGGCCATGAAGTTGCCCGTGTCGCGCCTGCAACGCGACCTCACCGACTCGACCGTGCTGCGCAACGTGGGCGTGCCCATGGGACACATGATGATAGCCCTGGCCAGCACCCTCAAGGGCCTGAACAAGCTCATCCTGCACCGCGAGAGCATCGACGCCGACCTCGACAACATGTGGAGCGTGGTAGCCGAGGCCATGCAGACCATATTGCGCCGCGAGGGCTACCCCAAGCCCTACGAGACGCTCAAGGCCCTGACGCGCACCAACGAGGTGGTAGACGAGAAACGCATCGAGGACTTTGTCGACACGCTCAACGTGAGCGATGCCGTGAAGGCCGAGCTGCGCGCCATCACTCCCCACAACTACACCGGCTATTAA
- a CDS encoding copper homeostasis protein CutC → MDRGEFQIEICAGGVESCQAALQGGADRVELCAALPEGGITPSYGEIKVAREVLDDKAAMHVMIRPRGGDFVYSRLELDRMAVDIDVCRLLGADGVVFGCLLPDGSIDEQACTRLMRHARGMNVTFHRAFDLCRDPLDSLTTIAQLGFNRILTSGQQPRAEQGASLLRQLHEQAQGRIHIMAGCGIDESNIARLCQDTGLREFHFSARVPRPSRMQQASTGIYMGTPCLGGDEGSIEVTSAARVEAAIGQLLQLPGPRSATRKFN, encoded by the coding sequence ATGGACCGTGGTGAATTTCAAATAGAGATATGCGCCGGCGGCGTCGAGAGCTGCCAAGCAGCCTTGCAGGGCGGGGCCGACCGCGTAGAGCTGTGTGCCGCCCTGCCCGAGGGCGGCATCACTCCCTCCTATGGCGAGATAAAGGTAGCACGCGAGGTGCTCGACGACAAGGCGGCAATGCACGTGATGATACGCCCCCGCGGCGGCGACTTTGTGTACAGCCGCCTCGAGCTCGACCGCATGGCCGTCGACATCGACGTGTGCCGCCTGCTGGGCGCCGACGGCGTGGTCTTCGGGTGCCTGCTCCCCGACGGCAGCATCGACGAGCAGGCCTGCACCCGCCTCATGCGCCACGCCCGTGGCATGAACGTGACCTTCCACCGCGCCTTCGACCTGTGCCGCGACCCGCTGGACTCGCTCACGACCATCGCGCAACTGGGCTTCAACCGCATTCTCACCTCGGGCCAGCAGCCCAGGGCCGAGCAGGGCGCCAGCCTGCTCAGGCAGCTACACGAGCAGGCCCAGGGCCGCATCCACATCATGGCCGGCTGCGGCATCGACGAGAGCAACATTGCCCGCCTGTGCCAGGACACGGGACTCAGGGAGTTTCACTTCTCGGCCCGCGTGCCGCGCCCCAGCCGCATGCAGCAGGCCTCGACAGGCATCTACATGGGCACCCCGTGCCTTGGGGGCGACGAGGGCAGCATCGAGGTGACCTCGGCCGCGCGTGTCGAGGCAGCAATAGGCCAGTTGCTGCAGCTGCCTGGGCCGCGCAGCGCCACAAGAAAATTCAATTGA
- a CDS encoding glycogen/starch synthase: protein MDVNKVLFISQEIAPYLPETPMATMSRDLSQAVQEKGIEVRTFMPKYGFINERRNQLHEVIRLSGMNLIIDDTDHPLIIKVATLQPAHMQVYFIFNEDYFARNITKQLETVTSPEDNDERSIFFVRGTLETVKKLRWVPSVIHCAGMISALAPLYIKDYYADDPSYRDTKVVFSIFDDDLPQPLDERLYDKLKFDGLKESHIKALKGKRADKLMLTKLALEHSDGVVQCAEHVCPEVMDLVKKSKLPFLPYQGESGNVDAYIDFYKSL from the coding sequence ATGGATGTAAACAAAGTATTATTTATCTCTCAAGAAATAGCTCCTTATCTACCAGAGACACCTATGGCCACGATGAGTCGCGACTTGTCGCAAGCCGTGCAAGAGAAAGGCATCGAGGTGCGTACCTTCATGCCCAAGTATGGTTTCATCAACGAGCGTCGCAACCAGCTGCACGAGGTGATCAGGCTCTCGGGCATGAACCTGATTATCGACGACACCGACCATCCGCTCATCATCAAGGTTGCTACCCTGCAACCGGCTCACATGCAGGTGTACTTCATCTTCAACGAGGACTATTTTGCCCGCAACATCACCAAGCAGCTCGAGACGGTGACCTCTCCCGAGGACAACGACGAGCGCAGCATCTTCTTTGTGCGCGGCACGCTCGAGACGGTCAAGAAACTGCGCTGGGTGCCCAGCGTCATTCACTGCGCCGGCATGATTTCGGCTCTGGCTCCGCTCTACATCAAGGACTACTATGCCGACGACCCCAGCTATCGCGACACCAAGGTCGTGTTCTCAATCTTCGACGACGACCTGCCGCAACCCCTCGACGAGAGGCTCTACGACAAGCTCAAGTTTGACGGTCTCAAGGAGTCGCACATCAAGGCCCTCAAGGGGAAGCGGGCCGACAAGCTCATGCTCACCAAGCTGGCCCTGGAGCACAGCGACGGCGTGGTGCAATGTGCCGAGCACGTGTGCCCCGAGGTCATGGACCTGGTCAAGAAGTCGAAACTGCCCTTCCTGCCCTACCAGGGAGAGAGCGGCAACGTCGATGCCTACATCGATTTCTACAAATCGCTGTAA
- a CDS encoding DUF4270 family protein translates to MNKSIYLILALLMVAGLVSCTDENIGPSITDTRSTIYEDSSFTITGTTVANTRLQARTSTQLVGKLHNPGYGTLTSDVVCQLMPSNTIDTTGVLSIDSCRLTLCITTSNSSAFTGDSLAPMRMNVYALNKQLPSPIYSDFDPTGYYSPGDLLGSTVYSPKSAELQSSYSSSTYTTYYWKEVHVKLPQSFAQSMYELYKSNREAFSDPDKFAAHYPGLYITNSYGNGRVMNYYATDIDVYYHQHVQLTDSTDTVYAAQRQSYVASTPEVVNNNNIKLEPDPKVKEMVAAGQAVVMGPAGYEVNVKFPIQEIIDKYRENTRNSLSLINTLELTIPVEKISNTYDVEPPAYLLMVKKGKKDAFFDGDSLTNDKDSFYAKYDKSTGTYVFSGMRKYLLNIIDNENGVASDDDINLTITPIDVSTYTTSNSSYYYYGGTKTTVTKIAPSVSQPCLGKLRLDKAKIKVVYTKQSAE, encoded by the coding sequence ATGAACAAATCGATCTATCTGATATTGGCCCTGCTCATGGTGGCGGGCCTTGTCTCATGCACCGACGAGAATATTGGTCCATCGATTACCGATACCCGCTCGACCATCTACGAGGACTCCTCGTTTACCATAACAGGCACAACGGTGGCCAACACCAGGCTGCAGGCCCGCACCAGCACCCAGCTTGTGGGCAAGCTCCACAACCCGGGCTACGGCACGCTCACCAGCGATGTCGTGTGCCAGCTCATGCCCAGCAACACCATCGACACCACAGGCGTGCTCAGCATCGACTCGTGCCGCCTCACGCTGTGCATCACGACCAGCAACAGCAGCGCCTTTACCGGCGACTCGCTGGCACCCATGCGCATGAACGTGTATGCCCTCAACAAGCAGCTGCCCAGCCCCATCTACAGCGACTTCGACCCCACGGGCTACTACAGCCCCGGCGACCTGCTGGGCTCGACCGTGTACTCGCCCAAGAGCGCCGAGCTGCAGTCGTCCTACAGCTCGTCGACCTACACCACCTACTACTGGAAAGAGGTGCACGTGAAGCTGCCGCAGTCGTTTGCACAGAGCATGTATGAACTGTACAAGAGCAACCGCGAGGCATTTTCCGACCCCGATAAATTTGCAGCGCACTACCCTGGCCTGTACATCACCAACTCCTATGGCAACGGACGCGTGATGAACTACTATGCCACCGACATCGACGTGTACTACCACCAGCACGTGCAGCTCACCGACTCGACCGACACCGTCTATGCCGCCCAGCGCCAGAGCTATGTGGCCAGTACCCCCGAGGTGGTCAACAACAACAATATCAAGCTCGAGCCCGACCCCAAGGTGAAAGAAATGGTTGCTGCCGGCCAGGCTGTGGTCATGGGCCCGGCAGGCTATGAGGTGAACGTGAAGTTCCCCATTCAGGAAATCATCGACAAGTACCGCGAGAACACGCGCAACAGCCTCTCGCTCATCAACACCCTCGAGCTCACAATACCGGTCGAGAAAATAAGCAACACCTACGACGTGGAGCCCCCGGCCTACCTGCTCATGGTGAAAAAGGGCAAGAAAGACGCGTTCTTCGACGGCGACAGCCTCACCAACGACAAGGACTCGTTCTATGCCAAGTACGACAAGAGCACGGGCACCTATGTGTTCTCGGGCATGCGCAAGTACCTGCTCAACATCATCGACAATGAGAACGGCGTGGCCAGCGACGACGACATCAACCTCACCATCACGCCCATCGATGTGAGCACCTACACTACCTCCAACTCCAGCTACTATTACTACGGCGGCACCAAGACCACGGTCACCAAGATTGCGCCCTCGGTGTCGCAACCCTGCCTGGGCAAGCTGCGCCTCGACAAGGCTAAAATCAAGGTCGTGTACACCAAGCAATCGGCAGAGTAA
- a CDS encoding DUF3791 domain-containing protein: MESFVYFCTIHQKLIDMENKSLGMIIREERKKKGLTQAQLGKLIGLKESRVSKIEHGAPITPEVASFILGKMGSALQINVVDKAGFNQEESDFIVSVINNFADEKKIPLTKAYNYIVTFKGMDFMRQYQDIEKTLSNHEIVNDVSRVCANNGGRL, translated from the coding sequence ATGGAAAGTTTTGTTTATTTTTGCACCATACATCAAAAGCTGATTGATATGGAAAACAAGAGCTTAGGAATGATTATACGCGAGGAGCGAAAGAAGAAAGGCCTTACGCAAGCCCAGCTTGGTAAGCTGATAGGTTTGAAGGAGTCTCGTGTGTCAAAGATTGAGCATGGAGCACCGATAACGCCCGAGGTGGCATCTTTCATTCTTGGCAAGATGGGGTCGGCATTGCAGATTAACGTTGTTGACAAAGCTGGCTTTAACCAAGAGGAAAGCGATTTTATTGTGTCTGTTATCAACAACTTTGCCGATGAGAAGAAGATTCCTCTCACTAAGGCTTACAACTATATCGTGACTTTCAAGGGGATGGACTTCATGCGCCAATACCAAGACATTGAGAAGACCCTCAGCAATCATGAGATTGTCAATGATGTATCACGCGTATGTGCAAATAACGGTGGTCGTCTATGA
- a CDS encoding DUF3990 domain-containing protein encodes MILYHGSNQLITRIDLSKSKDFKDFGRGFYLTKDYARAVAMAQRTTAIMGDGSPEVSPFIFNPSRCPADVRIKKFDGRSAEWALFVLRNREKDPLHNYKHDYDIVIGPVADSRVDAILQEYRRSYGDAYANSTNLNKLAKQLKYPGPEYIQYCFCTEKGIKQLILDL; translated from the coding sequence ATGATTCTCTATCACGGCAGTAACCAACTGATTACCAGAATAGACCTGTCAAAGAGCAAGGACTTCAAGGACTTTGGTCGTGGTTTCTATCTGACTAAGGATTATGCTCGTGCAGTCGCCATGGCGCAAAGAACAACAGCCATTATGGGCGATGGCAGTCCGGAGGTGTCACCTTTCATCTTTAACCCATCAAGATGCCCCGCCGATGTAAGGATAAAGAAGTTCGATGGCAGGTCCGCGGAATGGGCTCTCTTTGTGCTAAGGAACAGGGAAAAAGATCCTCTTCATAACTACAAACATGATTACGACATCGTCATCGGTCCTGTTGCCGACTCGCGTGTAGATGCCATATTACAGGAATACCGTAGGAGCTACGGCGACGCATACGCCAATAGCACTAACCTCAACAAGTTGGCAAAACAGTTGAAATATCCCGGTCCGGAGTACATACAATACTGCTTTTGTACAGAAAAAGGAATTAAACAATTAATTTTAGACTTATGA
- a CDS encoding phosphoribosylglycinamide formyltransferase has product MVNIAVFASGNGTNCENIINHFAHSSQARVALVVCNKAQAPVVERARRLGVTAAIVPRQALNDPATMLELLSRHHVELIVLAGFLLMVPAFLIQAYPHAIINIHPALLPRHGGKGMYGPHVHEAVWKARDKETGMTVHWVTEQCDGGGIIAQYRVALSPADTPETIAQKEHELEMKYFPQVIERVIASLQRQQA; this is encoded by the coding sequence ATGGTCAATATAGCAGTCTTTGCCTCGGGCAACGGCACCAATTGCGAGAATATCATCAACCACTTTGCCCACTCCAGCCAGGCCCGCGTGGCACTGGTGGTGTGCAACAAGGCCCAGGCGCCTGTCGTGGAGCGGGCCCGGCGCCTGGGCGTGACCGCCGCAATCGTGCCACGCCAGGCACTCAACGACCCGGCGACGATGCTTGAGCTGCTGTCGCGGCACCACGTGGAGCTCATCGTGCTGGCAGGGTTCCTGCTCATGGTGCCCGCATTTCTCATCCAGGCCTACCCACATGCCATCATCAACATTCACCCTGCATTGCTGCCCAGGCATGGCGGCAAGGGTATGTATGGCCCGCACGTGCACGAGGCGGTGTGGAAGGCCCGCGACAAGGAGACGGGCATGACGGTGCACTGGGTCACCGAGCAGTGCGACGGCGGCGGCATCATTGCCCAGTACCGCGTGGCGCTCTCTCCTGCCGACACCCCCGAGACCATTGCCCAGAAGGAGCACGAGCTGGAGATGAAATACTTTCCCCAAGTGATAGAAAGGGTCATCGCCTCGCTGCAGCGGCAGCAAGCCTGA